The nucleotide sequence TTCCGGGGCGTCGCACTTGCGGGGGCCCAGCTGCTTGTACGGCTGTGGCTTCTCGTTAAGCTCATCAGCGGTGTAGCAGTACAGGTTCAGCACATCAACAGACTCGTTTGCCTTGTTCGACGTCTTGTGGCACGGTGGCAGTATGCTGTGGAactcatcctcctcgccctctgcCGGCGGTGGTACCTGACCAAACATCTTTGCGTCCTTGTACGGCGGCTTGACGTGGCGCTTGCCAGTCACCGCAGGAACATCGCGTGGCGGGCGCGGATCGTTGTCCTCAAAATACGGCGCCTCCATTGCACCCTGCGGGTGCGTGATCCTCACGCCGCAACGCCAGGGCACCTCCGGCGCCGTGACGATGCAGTTATTTGTGAGGCCGTCGCGGCAGTGATAGGACCCAGTGCCCCAGGGTGAGCCATTCATTCTGGCCATCTTGAGGGTTTTATTCTGGCGGAGCGAGCCCTCACCACGCCTGGCCTGGATACCGTAGGCCCCCATGCCTGAAATAGAGCCATACCTGCAAGGAGACCCATTCCTCATCATACGTGCACGAACTCTGCGACTCTGGAATTTGTCGATCTCTGGGTTCATCATAAAGTACTCATCTTTCAGCATGAAACCTACCGAGTCACGGTTACCATCGGGGTTGTGGCGAATGCCGGAGCACCGGTGCGGTGGTTTGGTGGGGCCAGCGAAGAACTCTCTGGGAGAGCTGAAGCTGTTGCGAGGAGCGTTGTTGTGGCAACGGCCGGCGTGCTTGCGGCGCTCGGCGTCATCCATTTCCAGATCCAAGCCCATCAAGAGGCGCGCGGCGTtctcaccgctgcggcatTTCTTGGCGCGCTGCCTGGCCGACATGTACTCCGACTCGGTGTTCTGCTGAGGAGAGACTTCCTGCGTCATCGCTTAAGTACTCGACACgggtgagaggagagggaaggatgAATCCAATGAATGGATGTGAAAGGGACGGAGAAAAACGCTTGTACGGTGATACCTGAAAGAGTATCTTCTTTCGTAATATCGTTACGCTGCTGAGGAAGCTGCCAGTTATGCAGACAGAGGCACCCACAcagaaggaggagcagcagtagtGTCATGCGCACAGAAATACGCCAGGTTGACAGAAGGGTAGATGAGAATATGGAAAATGACGTAGTTGAGAAGCAGGGGAAAATACGAGAGGGACAACAGCGATagacgagaaaaaagaagggaggaagagagagggaaaccaGTAAAGCAATGGAAGATATGCGCGGTGAAGCCAACGAGAGGTGTCTGGCCCAAACGGTGAGTTCTCAGACGCCCTCACAATGAGatcgagagaggcggggtGAGGTGAGGCAGCGCGACATCGAAAAGAAAATGTGCCCCAGTGAACGCTACGCATAGGCGCTTCTGATgggggaggaaaaagggagaacgGACACGCAAAATCGACACCCACACCGCACAAAATCCGTTCAGAATTCCTCCAGTTGTCGGAGCGCTACGTAGGtattttttttgtgtgtgtgtgcgtgtgaggggggTGTTGTTTGCTCGGGTTCCTGTTTGCCGTGTGGTAGACGCACACCAATACGGTGCGGATGATCTTCGGTGTCAGCACGTGGTTTGAATGTAGTTGAGCTCGCATGAACGAGAGGGCACAGGGCCTGTGGAGGCAGATGTGACGCCATGCATTTCCGCGCACTCTGCGCGACGTCCATTCCATAAATCAGAAAGGGACAATATGAGCTAAACAGCAACACAACGCACTGGCAGGCACATATGTGCAGTTCACCCTCTTGCCCATCGATACAGTGTAAAGCgcacaggagagagggcaaaCCTTTCTCGCACAGAACACAGACGAGATGGGCTCCTCGCACCGACGTAAACATACGTGGCAGCACTGGGATTTCGAAGAGGTAGGAGGGAGGTCAAAACAACAACGTTCACACTGCCTCACAGACCAGCTGTGTTCATCGCTCACCGATTCAATTCTCTGCCGAGCATTATGAGATGAACTTCAGAGTGCCGGCCTCTCTTCGTCCTTTCACCGACCTGTCGCCTGGTGCGGAGCAGTACCAGACGCCCGTTCCAGCAATACGGTGACTTGGTGACCTGAGCAAtgcctctgcctcacacTCTAACTATCCGTTTCGCCGGTCATCACGGGGTTCATCCTTCGGGGAGTGGCTCAGGTTCGCCACACCGCTAGGCAGTGCAAGCCGGGTGAGAGACATTCGCGTCACGCTGGAACTCTCAACCCATCCTGCAGATGACACAACtgtgctcactgtcgcaggccgctcgGACGACACGCCATCCAGGGCCTGACCGCTGACATCTGTAGTGATACATCGagctcaccccctccctacaTTGTAGATGCTTGGCCGAGTCACCACCAGTGGTGGCTCGGGTTTGGCAGTAATAGGCAAAGGGCTGCCTgacgccctcccccctgcagCAGGTGGGGTGCTAGATCCTGAGAGACCACGCGCTGGGGTAATACTCCGTCAAGCGGGTGGCCCCTTTCCTCCTACATTAGAAAAAATACAGTGCGCCTCGGCTACAGCCCCTTCATCGACAACCAAGGAGGGTTGTCTGGGGAGCAATAAATGGCTCAAATGTTCCACAGAGTTGTAGTTGGAAGAACAGCCGGCGATGCCTGAACAGAAGAAAAGACTACATTGCACCGATGCCAGGACATCGATGCGGATAGCTGTTGACCTCAGCAGCTCAGCAACCCTTCTGCCCATCTTGCGCACTCGGAGAagttgcagcagcgacgaggccCTTTGTGTGCATGAGTTTGGAAAAAGTGAAGCAAGTAAAAAAATAACACCATCTTCTACTGCGTTCCAATCCGCGTAAGTACTGGGACTTTTCCGACAGAATCATGATGGCATCTTGCCCTGACACACCCCACTTCGCAAAACAGGTTCGTGCAAGACACACGAACAAATCATCTGtatcctctctttctcccaaGTGATCAGTCGAGTTAAGGGTAAGTCGCCACCTACCCTTTTCACGCCTCTCGCAGCGTAAAAGGCCAgccatcccccctcctcctcctcgaatTGCTGCCTACTTCTCTTGCCGCGATGCGCAGGACATACACCAAAGGGGGTGCGGCTTTTCCAACACGGCCAAGTAAAAGACCAGCTGTCAAGCAACATcagcccccctctcacccccaCACTTTGTCCTCTGACGTTGTCGATTCTCACAAAAAAACGCAGGGTGTTGTTCTAACGAACGCAATACACAAGTCCGGTCGTGCTCTCCCTCTTACTCTTCGTTGCTTTTCTtatttgctctctctccaacAACTGATGAGGATTACACTGAGATGAAAGTACTCGAGGAACCCAGAGAGTTGTCGTTCGTTGCAGAGAGCGTGGCCTCCTACTTCACACATTGGCGCACAGCACAAATGCCACGCAAGTAGGAAGAACATACCAAGGCGAAAGGTGAGGAAGCACTGGGTAGCAGAACGCCGGGGGGAAGGCCTTCAGATTCTCGATACGTATTGCTACTAGCCTGTTTGTTCATGCAgtcacatacacacacacacacactcacacagaAGCGAATGCATGCACGTATGTTTGTATCTGTTCAGTTGAGTATAACCAGTAGGGTATCATCATGCGGTACCGGCCGACAACTGCTCCTGTACACCCATGCAACCTAAAGAGCagcaatacacacacacacacacacatatacgcacacacatgcagtgCTGAGGTGACGCCGTGGATAATGCAAGCTTGTCCTCTAGCGATATTCGGGGAAGTAATGCGTGCAGgacgagagagcgagagaggaagaagggtGGGGCGTgtagaagggggagaaagggaggtaAAGGGGCGGCACGGaaggtggcgctggtggcatCAAGCTGCGAAAAGAACGAGGCCGTTTTACACGTCCTTTTCGCTAGAGACTCCACTAATGGAGGTGGGCGCCCTCTATGCGTGGGAAAATAGTAGCGCCACGCAAGGCATACatttttgtttgtgtgtgtgtgtgggggggggggggcagttTGGCGTCTTCATCTAGTCCGGCAGTAGAATAGACTGGTGGGATGAGCAATTGAGCCgtttgtgcagcagcgggggcAAAGAGGTCACGCTCGAGTGGGTGATGCCTAGATAGCGTAATCGATCCTTTTTATGCAGGTAAAGCTAACAACAACACAAGACAAACATGCACACAGGGACGccaacacagacacacctACACCGCGATGCCGCCACTCAGAGAGAAACAGGGGCGCAGTTGGAACAGAGACGAGCGAGAGGACTGCTTTCCACCTTCGTCTTTCTATTTCTTCGCTTGTGCCTGCTAAAGTGAACGGAGGAAAGGCGGTAAGAGCATGAGGAAAACGCAAACCCACGAAACAAGAAACTAGTGGTGGCGactacccctcccccaagAACAGAACCACTAAACGACAAGAGAAGTCCGTGGGAgaaagacggagagggggaaatgaactggtgcagctgcactccATATACCTCCCTCAAAACGGGCTACGGAAAAATACATCAAAAATGCCAATCGGGGGATCAAATTTGTTGAACCACAACAAAGAGCCACGCAAACCCACAAGAAAcgcggggagaggagaagttTGGGCCGCGTATCCCCACGGGTGATGCTCCGCCACAGCacaacccctccccctccaaaatatatatatatatataattAGCACAAACACATCGAGACTTCTATCACATCTTTACCGCGTCGTGGGAACACATCACGCGGCGCCATCCCGCTTAGTTTGCGTCGCCCCGATTGCAAGTGTCGCACCCGCTCCCGTTTCGAATATAGGCAGAAAGGGCGTCAAGGAATCCGTTCAGATTAGCGGCATGCATGCACAGGTGATGCACATGCGCGGGGGTTATCAAGAAGTTATACGCGGTGTTCTCGCGCGCTTGAGGGGCTTGCGAAGatgcttcctcctccaaggTTGAGATGCATGAGCACACCTGGGTCGCTTGCTTCAGAGAGAGTTGACGGAGAACCCGTTCCTTGATTTTGGCATCGGTCATCGACGCGGAGAACCCCAGaccctgccgctgcagaaGACCTGCATcgttcgttttttcttt is from Leishmania panamensis strain MHOM/PA/94/PSC-1 chromosome 35 sequence and encodes:
- a CDS encoding hypothetical protein (TriTrypDB/GeneDB-style sysID: LpmP.35.6000), translated to MTQEVSPQQNTESEYMSARQRAKKCRSGENAARLLMGLDLEMDDAERRKHAGRCHNNAPRNSFSSPREFFAGPTKPPHRCSGIRHNPDGNRDSVGFMLKDEYFMMNPEIDKFQSRRVRARMMRNGSPCRYGSISGMGAYGIQARRGEGSLRQNKTLKMARMNGSPWGTGSYHCRDGLTNNCIVTAPEVPWRCGVRITHPQGAMEAPYFEDNDPRPPRDVPAVTGKRHVKPPYKDAKMFGQVPPPAEGEEDEFHSILPPCHKTSNKANESVDVLNLYCYTADELNEKPQPYKQLGPRKCDAPELPPKKPPVIKHIDTPARKEHDVLGTGRWGFPEKQVPRGLARGLCRPRHDTANLFYGGPAQEDDKLASGTPRESAGRNGGSNGAHLSPRQSHQGESHRSASRRSSSHGSRTSARPSRQVQPFRAHRNTPPKKREDPVFESNFRPHKVVFKNVGNPNLLRYYDPTVDPMPEAMGPKRSAPRSNIESMLDDSNMPCAFGKGRGEFNKHSRSTITLV